In a genomic window of Vicia villosa cultivar HV-30 ecotype Madison, WI unplaced genomic scaffold, Vvil1.0 ctg.000150F_1_1_1, whole genome shotgun sequence:
- the LOC131624717 gene encoding cationic peroxidase 1-like, which translates to MADIKLRICLLICLMSIISASSVIPSAITHVSSFIPDISSQMSTTFYVNKCPGALLIIKEEITRAVLNDRRLGASLLRLHFHDCFVQGCDASILLKDTPNFKGEQNARPNANSLRGYEIIDKVKAILETRCPNVVSCADILAVAARDSVVALGGPIWPVRVGRKDSTTANLNAANSDLPSPFLDLKGLIDAFKKKGFSAEEMVALSGSHTIGQAKCALIRPRIYSESNVQSQYRSSLQKTCPKSGGDNNLSPLDAATPNFFDNAYYQNLLNQKGLLHSDQQLYKGGFGPLDYKVSAYASNPLLFRLDFANAMVKMGNLSPLTGNQGQIRKYCSIVNKVY; encoded by the exons ATGGCTGATATTAAGCTTAGAATCTGTTTATTGATATGTCTTATGAGCATAATCTCAGCATCAAGTGTAATTCCTTCAGCAATTACTCACGTGTCTTCTTTCATACCTGATATTTCAAGTCAGATGAGCACAACTTTTTACGTTAACAAATGTCCCGGTGCTCTTCTAATCATTAAGGAAGAAATAACCAGAGCGGTGTTGAATGATCGTCGATTAGGCGCATCCTTGCTCCGTCTTCATTTTCACGACTGTTTTGTTCAA GGGTGTGATGCATCAATATTGTTGAAGGACACACCAAATTTCAAGGGAGAACAAAATGCCCGTCCCAATGCGAATTCTCTTAGGGGTTACGAAATCATAGACAAAGTAAAAGCTATATTGGAGACGCGCTGCCCTAATGTTGTTTCTTGTGCAGATATCTTAGCTGTTGCAGCAAGAGATTCTGTTGTTGCT CTTGGTGGACCTATTTGGCCGGTTCGTGTGGGAAGAAAAGATTCAACAACTGCGAATTTGAATGCTGCAAATTCAGATTTACCTTCTCCATTTCTTGACCTTAAAGGCCTTATTGATGCTTTCAAGAAAAAGGGTTTCTCAGCTGAGGAAATGGTTGCTTTATCAGGTTCTCACACAATAGGCCAAGCAAAATGCGCACTCATTCGACCAAGGATTTACAGCGAAAGCAATGTTCAATCTCAATACAGAAGTTCATTGCAAAAAACATGTCCAAAAAGTGGTGGTGACAACAACTTATCTCCTTTAGATGCCGCAACTCCAAACTTCTTTGACAATGCTTATTACCAAAATCTATTGAACCAAAAGGGTCTTCTGCATTCCGATCAACAACTCTATAAGGGTGGTTTTGGTCCCCTTGATTACAAAGTATCGGCTTACGCCAGTAATCCATTACTCTTCAGATTAGATTTCGCTAACGCGATGGTTAAGATGGGAAATCTCAGTCCTTTAACAGGAAACCAGGGTCAGATCAGAAAATATTGCAGCATAGTGAATAAAGTTTATTGA